One segment of Methylotuvimicrobium sp. KM2 DNA contains the following:
- a CDS encoding symmetrical bis(5'-nucleosyl)-tetraphosphatase: MSIYAIGDIQGCYDDLLRLLDALRFNENTDQIWFAGDLVNRGPKSLETLRFVRSLGSSAVTVLGNHDLHLLATACSIRSERKKDSLSEILDAPDRDELLDWLRHRPLFQYNDDFCLVHAGLPPQWDFDTAREMAALAENALQDSNYADFLKDMYGNKPNVWSPQLKGVERLRFIINCFTRMRYCDDNGKLDFIHNGPPGTQPKNLKPWFEIANRKNADLRIVFGHWSSLGYYRGNNCYCIDTGCLWGGALTALHLGENVFRVSIDCEGVLKPRQKKS; encoded by the coding sequence ATGTCCATTTATGCGATTGGCGATATTCAAGGTTGCTACGACGATTTGCTCAGACTATTGGATGCGCTTCGATTCAATGAAAACACTGATCAAATCTGGTTTGCGGGCGACTTGGTCAACCGCGGGCCTAAATCGCTGGAAACCCTCCGTTTCGTAAGATCGCTAGGCTCCTCGGCCGTAACCGTGCTTGGCAATCATGATTTACACTTGCTCGCCACTGCTTGTTCGATTAGATCCGAACGCAAAAAAGACTCGCTGAGCGAGATCCTCGATGCGCCGGATCGAGACGAACTGCTCGATTGGCTCAGGCATCGGCCGCTGTTTCAATACAATGACGACTTTTGTCTCGTGCATGCCGGCCTACCGCCGCAATGGGACTTCGACACAGCCCGCGAAATGGCCGCTCTGGCGGAAAATGCACTGCAAGACTCCAATTATGCCGATTTTCTCAAGGACATGTACGGCAACAAGCCGAACGTATGGTCGCCTCAATTAAAAGGCGTCGAGCGGCTACGTTTTATTATCAATTGTTTTACGCGAATGCGCTATTGCGATGATAACGGTAAGCTGGATTTTATCCATAACGGGCCGCCTGGAACTCAGCCTAAGAATTTAAAACCTTGGTTTGAAATTGCCAACCGTAAAAACGCCGATTTACGCATCGTATTCGGACATTGGTCCTCGCTCGGTTACTATCGAGGCAACAATTGTTATTGTATCGACACCGGCTGCCTCTGGGGGGGGGCTTTAACCGCGTTACATCTAGGAGAGAATGTATTCCGGGTCAGTATCGATTGCGAAGGCGTATTGAAGCCCAGGCAAAAAAAGAGCTGA
- the apaG gene encoding Co2+/Mg2+ efflux protein ApaG, whose translation MSTKNKIMIEATPHFIETQSYPEEGRYVFAYTITITNAGMIPAKLLTRHWLITDANGKVQEVTGEGVIGEQPYLKPGESFRYTSGAMIETPVSVMQGKYSMRSDDGEDFEAYIPKFTLSIPRTLH comes from the coding sequence ATGAGCACAAAAAATAAAATCATGATCGAGGCCACCCCTCATTTCATCGAAACGCAATCATACCCGGAAGAAGGACGTTACGTCTTCGCCTATACGATTACCATCACCAATGCCGGCATGATTCCGGCGAAATTATTGACTCGGCATTGGCTGATTACCGATGCCAACGGCAAAGTACAAGAGGTTACGGGCGAAGGCGTCATCGGCGAACAACCCTATCTTAAACCCGGCGAATCATTTCGTTATACCAGCGGCGCAATGATCGAAACGCCGGTAAGTGTGATGCAAGGCAAATATTCGATGCGCTCCGATGACGGCGAGGATTTTGAAGCTTATATCCCTAAGTTCACGCTGTCGATTCCTAGAACCCTACACTGA
- a CDS encoding ankyrin repeat domain-containing protein, whose translation MRIDRAFSILLLLLPLNVYAASAVDLFSAAVGGNQARVEALLAQGLDVNSATPGGRTALMGASFGGNARIVQTLLAYGADVNMADNTGTTALMDALIFSHENIVNLLITAGADVNAKDNQNITVLGRAKKVGNERIIKILEQADAQEAPEVQETEPADEEGEAPAEEQEKPEE comes from the coding sequence ATGAGAATCGACAGAGCGTTTTCTATTCTATTGCTTTTGTTGCCTTTGAACGTTTACGCGGCAAGCGCCGTCGATTTGTTTTCCGCCGCGGTCGGCGGTAATCAAGCCCGAGTCGAAGCGCTTCTGGCTCAAGGCCTCGACGTCAATAGCGCGACTCCCGGCGGGCGCACCGCATTGATGGGCGCGAGCTTCGGCGGTAATGCGCGGATTGTGCAAACTCTTTTGGCTTATGGCGCCGATGTGAATATGGCCGATAATACCGGAACGACGGCGTTGATGGATGCATTGATTTTCAGTCATGAAAATATCGTTAACTTGTTGATAACGGCAGGCGCCGATGTCAATGCCAAAGACAATCAAAATATAACGGTATTGGGCCGAGCGAAAAAAGTCGGTAATGAGCGCATCATCAAAATCCTCGAGCAAGCAGACGCTCAGGAAGCGCCGGAAGTCCAAGAAACGGAGCCTGCGGATGAAGAAGGCGAAGCGCCCGCGGAAGAACAAGAAAAGCCTGAAGAATAG